Proteins co-encoded in one Echeneis naucrates chromosome 22, fEcheNa1.1, whole genome shotgun sequence genomic window:
- the eml1 gene encoding echinoderm microtubule-associated protein-like 1 isoform X4 yields MPDCEGLPVDDSASAASSMEVTDRIASLEQRVQMQEDEIQLLKSALADVVRRLNLSEEQQAMGSRRGPTKDPAVMRKSPSADSNVGKTARPMIATLPLRPTVNNGTILPKKGSSTLPSPSGSGTRKDTSTPASKSLSSLSSLSRSTRILYLPLSTVRRANSNEHVGTLTRKDSGDSKGNRTRAGSTGSNSSGKRSDSSKQRDPVFNAGMRRVTHCKEEGYVKMYLKGRPITMHMPKDQVESYCLETRGELSISKLKLDWVYGYRGRDCRSNLYLLPTGETVYFIASVVVLFNVDEQLQRHYTGHTDDIKCLAVHPDKITIATGQVAGTSSDGKQLAPHIRVWDSVSLNTLHVLGAGFFDRGLVCLSFSKSNGGNTLCTVDDSNDHVLSVWDWQRGDRLAEVKCSNESVFAADFHPTDSHIIVTCGKSHLYFWNLEKGMLVKKQGLFEKQEKPKFVLCVTFAENGDTITGDSSGNILVWGKGTNRISHVIQGAHEGSIFAVSMLRNGTLVSGGKDRRLISWDNSYQQTQVVEVPELFGPIRTIAEGRGETVLIGTTKNFVLQGSLDGDFMPITQGHTDELWGLAVHPSKPHFLTCGYDRQVSLWDSSTHHLIWTKSMEDAVQSAGFHPSGAVVAIGTQIGRWLVLDTDSKDLVTVHTDGNEQLSAMSYGPDGNFLAIGSHDNYIYIYAVAENGRKYSRVGKCSGHSSFITHLDWSVDSQYLVSNSGDYEILYWIPSVCKQVVSVETTRDIEWDTYTCALGFQVFGLWPDGSDGTDINAVCRSHDKSLLVTGDDFGKVHLFSYPCSQFRAPCHVYSGHSSHVTNVSFLYDDSYLVSTGGKDMSVMQWRIV; encoded by the exons ATGACAGCGCGTCAGCAGCCAGCAGTATGGAGGTGACCGACCGAATCGCCTCCCTGGAGCAAAGGGTCCAGATGCAGGAGGATGAAATCCAGCTGCTGAAGTCCGCTCTGGCTGACGTGGTCCGCAGGCTCAACTTGTCTGAGGAGCAGCAGGCTATGGGATCACGCAGGGGACCGACCAAAG ACCCTGCTGTGATGAGAAAGTCTCCCTCAGCAGACAGCAATGTTGGGAAGACAG CCAGGCCAATGATTGCCACCCTGCCATTACGGCCCACGGTAAATAATGGGACCATCCTACCAAAGAAGGGCAGCAGCACTCTGCCCTCTCCATCTGGATCTGGAACCAGGAAGGACACCAGCACACCAGCCAGCAAGAG TCTGTCCAGTTtgtcctctctgtctcgctctacCAGAATTCTCTATCTGCCCCTGAG CACTGTGAGGAGGGCCAACTCAAACGAACACGTTGGGACACTTACACGGAAAGATTCAGGTGACTCCAAGGGCAACCGAACTCGCGCCGGATCCACTGGCAGCAACTCCAGCGGCAAAAGAAGTGACAGCAG CAAACAGAGGGATCCAGTGTTCAACGCAG GGATGCGACGTGTGACCCACTGCAAAG AGGAAGgttatgtgaaaatgtatttgaaggGCCGTCCTATCACCATGCACATGCCCAAAGACCAGGTGGAGAGCTACTGCCTGGAGACCAGAGGCGAGCTGTCCATCAGCAAACTCAAGCTGGACTGGGT CTACGGTTACCGGGGTCGAGACTGTCGCTCCAACCTCTACCTGCTGCCCACAGGAGAAACGGTGTATTTCATTGCATCAGTGGTCGTTCTGTTCAATGTGGATGAGCAGTTGCAGAGACACTACACCGGACACACAGACGACATCAAATG TCTGGCTGTCCATCCAGACAAAATCACCATAGCAACCGGTCAGGTGGCAGGCACCTCCTCAGATGGAAAA CAGCTGGCTCCTCACATCCGTGTGTGGGACTCTGTCAGCCTCAACACCCTCCATGTTCTGGGGGCAGGCTTCTTTGACCGAGGCTTGGTCTGCTTGTCTTTCTCCAAGTCG AATGGAGGCAACACGCTTTGTACTGTAGATGACTCCAACGATCATGTCCTGTCTGTTTGGGACTGGCAGAGAGGGGACAGGCTGGCTGAGGTGAAG TGCTCCAACGAGTCAGTGTTTGCTGCAGACTTTCACCCAACAGACAGCCACATCATCGTCACCTGCGGAAAGTCGCATCTCTATTTCTGGAACCTGGAGAAAGGCATGCTGGTGAAGAAGCAAGGACTGTTTGAG AAACAGGAGAAGCCCAAGTTTGTTCTGTGCGTAACCTTTGCAGAAAATGGAGATACTATTACTGGAGACTCAAGTGGGAACATCCTGGTGTGGGGGAAAG GCACTAATCGAATCAGCCACGTCATCCAAGGAGCTCACGAGGGCAGCATCTTTGCTGTGTCCATGCTGAGGAACGGCACGTTGGTGTCCGGCGGTAAAGACCGCAGGCTCATTTCTTGGGACAACAGCTACCAACAGACGCAAGTGGTGGAG GTGCCTGAGTTATTTGGTCCCATCAGGACCATAGCTGAGGGCAGGGGGGAGACCGTACTCATCGGGACCACCAAGAACTTTGTTCTGCAAGGCAGTTTGGATGGAGACTTCATGCCTATCACACAG GGTCATACAGACGAGTTGTGGGGTCTGGCTGTCCACCCCTCGAAGCCTCATTTCCTGACCTGTGGATATGACAGGCAGGTCAGCCTGTGGGACTCCAGCACCCATCACCTCATCTGGACCAAGAGCATGGAG GATGCTGTACAATCAGCAGGCTTCCACCCATCTGGAGCTGTGGTTGCCATAGGAACCCAAATTGGCAG GTGGCTGGTGCTGGACACAGACTCAAAGGACTTGGTCACAGTGCATACAGATGGGAATGAACAGCTGTCGGCTATGAGCTACGGGCCAG atgGTAACTTCCTGGCCATCGGTTCCCACGACAACTACATCTATATTTACGCTGTGGCAGAAAATGGGAGGAAGTACAGTCGAGTGGGGAAATGCTCG GGTCACTCCAGCTTCATCACCCATTTGGACTGGTCCGTGGACTCCCAGTATCTAGTGTCAAATTCAGGAGACTATGAGATACTGTACT GGATCCCATCAGTGTGCAAGCAGGTGGTCAGTGTGGAGACCACCAGGGATATCGAGTGGGACACTTACACCTGCGCTCTGGGCTTCCAGGTCTTTG GTTTGTGGCCCGACGGCTCGGACGGCACCGACATCAATGCGGTCTGCAGGTCTCATGACAAGAGCCTCCTGGTTACTGGAGATGACTTTGGGAAGGTCCATCTCTTCTCATACCCTTGTTCACAGTTCAGG gCTCCATGCCATGTTTACAGCGGCCACAGCAGTCATGTGACCAACGTGAGCTTCCTTTACGACGACAGTTACCTGGTGTCAACTGGTGGGAAGGACATGAGTGTGATGCAGTGGAGGATAGTCTGA
- the eml1 gene encoding echinoderm microtubule-associated protein-like 1 isoform X2, whose product MEDGFSSYSSLYDTSSLLQFCNDDSASAASSMEVTDRIASLEQRVQMQEDEIQLLKSALADVVRRLNLSEEQQAMGSRRGPTKDPAVMRKSPSADSNVGKTARPMIATLPLRPTVNNGTILPKKGSSTLPSPSGSGTRKDTSTPASKSLSSLSSLSRSTRILYLPLSTVRRANSNEHVGTLTRKDSGDSKGNRTRAGSTGSNSSGKRSDSSKQRDPVFNAGMRRVTHCKEEGYVKMYLKGRPITMHMPKDQVESYCLETRGELSISKLKLDWVYGYRGRDCRSNLYLLPTGETVYFIASVVVLFNVDEQLQRHYTGHTDDIKCLAVHPDKITIATGQVAGTSSDGKLAPHIRVWDSVSLNTLHVLGAGFFDRGLVCLSFSKSNGGNTLCTVDDSNDHVLSVWDWQRGDRLAEVKCSNESVFAADFHPTDSHIIVTCGKSHLYFWNLEKGMLVKKQGLFEKQEKPKFVLCVTFAENGDTITGDSSGNILVWGKGTNRISHVIQGAHEGSIFAVSMLRNGTLVSGGKDRRLISWDNSYQQTQVVEVPELFGPIRTIAEGRGETVLIGTTKNFVLQGSLDGDFMPITQGHTDELWGLAVHPSKPHFLTCGYDRQVSLWDSSTHHLIWTKSMEDAVQSAGFHPSGAVVAIGTQIGRWLVLDTDSKDLVTVHTDGNEQLSAMSYGPDGNFLAIGSHDNYIYIYAVAENGRKYSRVGKCSGHSSFITHLDWSVDSQYLVSNSGDYEILYWIPSVCKQVVSVETTRDIEWDTYTCALGFQVFGLWPDGSDGTDINAVCRSHDKSLLVTGDDFGKVHLFSYPCSQFRAPCHVYSGHSSHVTNVSFLYDDSYLVSTGGKDMSVMQWRIV is encoded by the exons ATGACAGCGCGTCAGCAGCCAGCAGTATGGAGGTGACCGACCGAATCGCCTCCCTGGAGCAAAGGGTCCAGATGCAGGAGGATGAAATCCAGCTGCTGAAGTCCGCTCTGGCTGACGTGGTCCGCAGGCTCAACTTGTCTGAGGAGCAGCAGGCTATGGGATCACGCAGGGGACCGACCAAAG ACCCTGCTGTGATGAGAAAGTCTCCCTCAGCAGACAGCAATGTTGGGAAGACAG CCAGGCCAATGATTGCCACCCTGCCATTACGGCCCACGGTAAATAATGGGACCATCCTACCAAAGAAGGGCAGCAGCACTCTGCCCTCTCCATCTGGATCTGGAACCAGGAAGGACACCAGCACACCAGCCAGCAAGAG TCTGTCCAGTTtgtcctctctgtctcgctctacCAGAATTCTCTATCTGCCCCTGAG CACTGTGAGGAGGGCCAACTCAAACGAACACGTTGGGACACTTACACGGAAAGATTCAGGTGACTCCAAGGGCAACCGAACTCGCGCCGGATCCACTGGCAGCAACTCCAGCGGCAAAAGAAGTGACAGCAG CAAACAGAGGGATCCAGTGTTCAACGCAG GGATGCGACGTGTGACCCACTGCAAAG AGGAAGgttatgtgaaaatgtatttgaaggGCCGTCCTATCACCATGCACATGCCCAAAGACCAGGTGGAGAGCTACTGCCTGGAGACCAGAGGCGAGCTGTCCATCAGCAAACTCAAGCTGGACTGGGT CTACGGTTACCGGGGTCGAGACTGTCGCTCCAACCTCTACCTGCTGCCCACAGGAGAAACGGTGTATTTCATTGCATCAGTGGTCGTTCTGTTCAATGTGGATGAGCAGTTGCAGAGACACTACACCGGACACACAGACGACATCAAATG TCTGGCTGTCCATCCAGACAAAATCACCATAGCAACCGGTCAGGTGGCAGGCACCTCCTCAGATGGAAAA CTGGCTCCTCACATCCGTGTGTGGGACTCTGTCAGCCTCAACACCCTCCATGTTCTGGGGGCAGGCTTCTTTGACCGAGGCTTGGTCTGCTTGTCTTTCTCCAAGTCG AATGGAGGCAACACGCTTTGTACTGTAGATGACTCCAACGATCATGTCCTGTCTGTTTGGGACTGGCAGAGAGGGGACAGGCTGGCTGAGGTGAAG TGCTCCAACGAGTCAGTGTTTGCTGCAGACTTTCACCCAACAGACAGCCACATCATCGTCACCTGCGGAAAGTCGCATCTCTATTTCTGGAACCTGGAGAAAGGCATGCTGGTGAAGAAGCAAGGACTGTTTGAG AAACAGGAGAAGCCCAAGTTTGTTCTGTGCGTAACCTTTGCAGAAAATGGAGATACTATTACTGGAGACTCAAGTGGGAACATCCTGGTGTGGGGGAAAG GCACTAATCGAATCAGCCACGTCATCCAAGGAGCTCACGAGGGCAGCATCTTTGCTGTGTCCATGCTGAGGAACGGCACGTTGGTGTCCGGCGGTAAAGACCGCAGGCTCATTTCTTGGGACAACAGCTACCAACAGACGCAAGTGGTGGAG GTGCCTGAGTTATTTGGTCCCATCAGGACCATAGCTGAGGGCAGGGGGGAGACCGTACTCATCGGGACCACCAAGAACTTTGTTCTGCAAGGCAGTTTGGATGGAGACTTCATGCCTATCACACAG GGTCATACAGACGAGTTGTGGGGTCTGGCTGTCCACCCCTCGAAGCCTCATTTCCTGACCTGTGGATATGACAGGCAGGTCAGCCTGTGGGACTCCAGCACCCATCACCTCATCTGGACCAAGAGCATGGAG GATGCTGTACAATCAGCAGGCTTCCACCCATCTGGAGCTGTGGTTGCCATAGGAACCCAAATTGGCAG GTGGCTGGTGCTGGACACAGACTCAAAGGACTTGGTCACAGTGCATACAGATGGGAATGAACAGCTGTCGGCTATGAGCTACGGGCCAG atgGTAACTTCCTGGCCATCGGTTCCCACGACAACTACATCTATATTTACGCTGTGGCAGAAAATGGGAGGAAGTACAGTCGAGTGGGGAAATGCTCG GGTCACTCCAGCTTCATCACCCATTTGGACTGGTCCGTGGACTCCCAGTATCTAGTGTCAAATTCAGGAGACTATGAGATACTGTACT GGATCCCATCAGTGTGCAAGCAGGTGGTCAGTGTGGAGACCACCAGGGATATCGAGTGGGACACTTACACCTGCGCTCTGGGCTTCCAGGTCTTTG GTTTGTGGCCCGACGGCTCGGACGGCACCGACATCAATGCGGTCTGCAGGTCTCATGACAAGAGCCTCCTGGTTACTGGAGATGACTTTGGGAAGGTCCATCTCTTCTCATACCCTTGTTCACAGTTCAGG gCTCCATGCCATGTTTACAGCGGCCACAGCAGTCATGTGACCAACGTGAGCTTCCTTTACGACGACAGTTACCTGGTGTCAACTGGTGGGAAGGACATGAGTGTGATGCAGTGGAGGATAGTCTGA
- the eml1 gene encoding echinoderm microtubule-associated protein-like 1 isoform X5: MEDGFSSYSSLYDTSSLLQFCNDDSASAASSMEVTDRIASLEQRVQMQEDEIQLLKSALADVVRRLNLSEEQQAMGSRRGPTKARPMIATLPLRPTVNNGTILPKKGSSTLPSPSGSGTRKDTSTPASKSLSSLSSLSRSTRILYLPLSTVRRANSNEHVGTLTRKDSGDSKGNRTRAGSTGSNSSGKRSDSSKQRDPVFNAGMRRVTHCKEEGYVKMYLKGRPITMHMPKDQVESYCLETRGELSISKLKLDWVYGYRGRDCRSNLYLLPTGETVYFIASVVVLFNVDEQLQRHYTGHTDDIKCLAVHPDKITIATGQVAGTSSDGKQLAPHIRVWDSVSLNTLHVLGAGFFDRGLVCLSFSKSNGGNTLCTVDDSNDHVLSVWDWQRGDRLAEVKCSNESVFAADFHPTDSHIIVTCGKSHLYFWNLEKGMLVKKQGLFEKQEKPKFVLCVTFAENGDTITGDSSGNILVWGKGTNRISHVIQGAHEGSIFAVSMLRNGTLVSGGKDRRLISWDNSYQQTQVVEVPELFGPIRTIAEGRGETVLIGTTKNFVLQGSLDGDFMPITQGHTDELWGLAVHPSKPHFLTCGYDRQVSLWDSSTHHLIWTKSMEDAVQSAGFHPSGAVVAIGTQIGRWLVLDTDSKDLVTVHTDGNEQLSAMSYGPDGNFLAIGSHDNYIYIYAVAENGRKYSRVGKCSGHSSFITHLDWSVDSQYLVSNSGDYEILYWIPSVCKQVVSVETTRDIEWDTYTCALGFQVFGLWPDGSDGTDINAVCRSHDKSLLVTGDDFGKVHLFSYPCSQFRAPCHVYSGHSSHVTNVSFLYDDSYLVSTGGKDMSVMQWRIV; encoded by the exons ATGACAGCGCGTCAGCAGCCAGCAGTATGGAGGTGACCGACCGAATCGCCTCCCTGGAGCAAAGGGTCCAGATGCAGGAGGATGAAATCCAGCTGCTGAAGTCCGCTCTGGCTGACGTGGTCCGCAGGCTCAACTTGTCTGAGGAGCAGCAGGCTATGGGATCACGCAGGGGACCGACCAAAG CCAGGCCAATGATTGCCACCCTGCCATTACGGCCCACGGTAAATAATGGGACCATCCTACCAAAGAAGGGCAGCAGCACTCTGCCCTCTCCATCTGGATCTGGAACCAGGAAGGACACCAGCACACCAGCCAGCAAGAG TCTGTCCAGTTtgtcctctctgtctcgctctacCAGAATTCTCTATCTGCCCCTGAG CACTGTGAGGAGGGCCAACTCAAACGAACACGTTGGGACACTTACACGGAAAGATTCAGGTGACTCCAAGGGCAACCGAACTCGCGCCGGATCCACTGGCAGCAACTCCAGCGGCAAAAGAAGTGACAGCAG CAAACAGAGGGATCCAGTGTTCAACGCAG GGATGCGACGTGTGACCCACTGCAAAG AGGAAGgttatgtgaaaatgtatttgaaggGCCGTCCTATCACCATGCACATGCCCAAAGACCAGGTGGAGAGCTACTGCCTGGAGACCAGAGGCGAGCTGTCCATCAGCAAACTCAAGCTGGACTGGGT CTACGGTTACCGGGGTCGAGACTGTCGCTCCAACCTCTACCTGCTGCCCACAGGAGAAACGGTGTATTTCATTGCATCAGTGGTCGTTCTGTTCAATGTGGATGAGCAGTTGCAGAGACACTACACCGGACACACAGACGACATCAAATG TCTGGCTGTCCATCCAGACAAAATCACCATAGCAACCGGTCAGGTGGCAGGCACCTCCTCAGATGGAAAA CAGCTGGCTCCTCACATCCGTGTGTGGGACTCTGTCAGCCTCAACACCCTCCATGTTCTGGGGGCAGGCTTCTTTGACCGAGGCTTGGTCTGCTTGTCTTTCTCCAAGTCG AATGGAGGCAACACGCTTTGTACTGTAGATGACTCCAACGATCATGTCCTGTCTGTTTGGGACTGGCAGAGAGGGGACAGGCTGGCTGAGGTGAAG TGCTCCAACGAGTCAGTGTTTGCTGCAGACTTTCACCCAACAGACAGCCACATCATCGTCACCTGCGGAAAGTCGCATCTCTATTTCTGGAACCTGGAGAAAGGCATGCTGGTGAAGAAGCAAGGACTGTTTGAG AAACAGGAGAAGCCCAAGTTTGTTCTGTGCGTAACCTTTGCAGAAAATGGAGATACTATTACTGGAGACTCAAGTGGGAACATCCTGGTGTGGGGGAAAG GCACTAATCGAATCAGCCACGTCATCCAAGGAGCTCACGAGGGCAGCATCTTTGCTGTGTCCATGCTGAGGAACGGCACGTTGGTGTCCGGCGGTAAAGACCGCAGGCTCATTTCTTGGGACAACAGCTACCAACAGACGCAAGTGGTGGAG GTGCCTGAGTTATTTGGTCCCATCAGGACCATAGCTGAGGGCAGGGGGGAGACCGTACTCATCGGGACCACCAAGAACTTTGTTCTGCAAGGCAGTTTGGATGGAGACTTCATGCCTATCACACAG GGTCATACAGACGAGTTGTGGGGTCTGGCTGTCCACCCCTCGAAGCCTCATTTCCTGACCTGTGGATATGACAGGCAGGTCAGCCTGTGGGACTCCAGCACCCATCACCTCATCTGGACCAAGAGCATGGAG GATGCTGTACAATCAGCAGGCTTCCACCCATCTGGAGCTGTGGTTGCCATAGGAACCCAAATTGGCAG GTGGCTGGTGCTGGACACAGACTCAAAGGACTTGGTCACAGTGCATACAGATGGGAATGAACAGCTGTCGGCTATGAGCTACGGGCCAG atgGTAACTTCCTGGCCATCGGTTCCCACGACAACTACATCTATATTTACGCTGTGGCAGAAAATGGGAGGAAGTACAGTCGAGTGGGGAAATGCTCG GGTCACTCCAGCTTCATCACCCATTTGGACTGGTCCGTGGACTCCCAGTATCTAGTGTCAAATTCAGGAGACTATGAGATACTGTACT GGATCCCATCAGTGTGCAAGCAGGTGGTCAGTGTGGAGACCACCAGGGATATCGAGTGGGACACTTACACCTGCGCTCTGGGCTTCCAGGTCTTTG GTTTGTGGCCCGACGGCTCGGACGGCACCGACATCAATGCGGTCTGCAGGTCTCATGACAAGAGCCTCCTGGTTACTGGAGATGACTTTGGGAAGGTCCATCTCTTCTCATACCCTTGTTCACAGTTCAGG gCTCCATGCCATGTTTACAGCGGCCACAGCAGTCATGTGACCAACGTGAGCTTCCTTTACGACGACAGTTACCTGGTGTCAACTGGTGGGAAGGACATGAGTGTGATGCAGTGGAGGATAGTCTGA
- the eml1 gene encoding echinoderm microtubule-associated protein-like 1 isoform X3 produces the protein MEDGFSSYSSLYDTSSLLQFCNDDSASAASSMEVTDRIASLEQRVQMQEDEIQLLKSALADVVRRLNLSEEQQAMGSRRGPTKDPAVMRKSPSADSNVGKTARPMIATLPLRPTVNNGTILPKKGSSTLPSPSGSGTRKDTSTPASKSLSSLSSLSRSTRILYLPLSTVRRANSNEHVGTLTRKDSGDSKGNRTRAGSTGSNSSGKRSDSSKQRDPVFNAEEGYVKMYLKGRPITMHMPKDQVESYCLETRGELSISKLKLDWVYGYRGRDCRSNLYLLPTGETVYFIASVVVLFNVDEQLQRHYTGHTDDIKCLAVHPDKITIATGQVAGTSSDGKQLAPHIRVWDSVSLNTLHVLGAGFFDRGLVCLSFSKSNGGNTLCTVDDSNDHVLSVWDWQRGDRLAEVKCSNESVFAADFHPTDSHIIVTCGKSHLYFWNLEKGMLVKKQGLFEKQEKPKFVLCVTFAENGDTITGDSSGNILVWGKGTNRISHVIQGAHEGSIFAVSMLRNGTLVSGGKDRRLISWDNSYQQTQVVEVPELFGPIRTIAEGRGETVLIGTTKNFVLQGSLDGDFMPITQGHTDELWGLAVHPSKPHFLTCGYDRQVSLWDSSTHHLIWTKSMEDAVQSAGFHPSGAVVAIGTQIGRWLVLDTDSKDLVTVHTDGNEQLSAMSYGPDGNFLAIGSHDNYIYIYAVAENGRKYSRVGKCSGHSSFITHLDWSVDSQYLVSNSGDYEILYWIPSVCKQVVSVETTRDIEWDTYTCALGFQVFGLWPDGSDGTDINAVCRSHDKSLLVTGDDFGKVHLFSYPCSQFRAPCHVYSGHSSHVTNVSFLYDDSYLVSTGGKDMSVMQWRIV, from the exons ATGACAGCGCGTCAGCAGCCAGCAGTATGGAGGTGACCGACCGAATCGCCTCCCTGGAGCAAAGGGTCCAGATGCAGGAGGATGAAATCCAGCTGCTGAAGTCCGCTCTGGCTGACGTGGTCCGCAGGCTCAACTTGTCTGAGGAGCAGCAGGCTATGGGATCACGCAGGGGACCGACCAAAG ACCCTGCTGTGATGAGAAAGTCTCCCTCAGCAGACAGCAATGTTGGGAAGACAG CCAGGCCAATGATTGCCACCCTGCCATTACGGCCCACGGTAAATAATGGGACCATCCTACCAAAGAAGGGCAGCAGCACTCTGCCCTCTCCATCTGGATCTGGAACCAGGAAGGACACCAGCACACCAGCCAGCAAGAG TCTGTCCAGTTtgtcctctctgtctcgctctacCAGAATTCTCTATCTGCCCCTGAG CACTGTGAGGAGGGCCAACTCAAACGAACACGTTGGGACACTTACACGGAAAGATTCAGGTGACTCCAAGGGCAACCGAACTCGCGCCGGATCCACTGGCAGCAACTCCAGCGGCAAAAGAAGTGACAGCAG CAAACAGAGGGATCCAGTGTTCAACGCAG AGGAAGgttatgtgaaaatgtatttgaaggGCCGTCCTATCACCATGCACATGCCCAAAGACCAGGTGGAGAGCTACTGCCTGGAGACCAGAGGCGAGCTGTCCATCAGCAAACTCAAGCTGGACTGGGT CTACGGTTACCGGGGTCGAGACTGTCGCTCCAACCTCTACCTGCTGCCCACAGGAGAAACGGTGTATTTCATTGCATCAGTGGTCGTTCTGTTCAATGTGGATGAGCAGTTGCAGAGACACTACACCGGACACACAGACGACATCAAATG TCTGGCTGTCCATCCAGACAAAATCACCATAGCAACCGGTCAGGTGGCAGGCACCTCCTCAGATGGAAAA CAGCTGGCTCCTCACATCCGTGTGTGGGACTCTGTCAGCCTCAACACCCTCCATGTTCTGGGGGCAGGCTTCTTTGACCGAGGCTTGGTCTGCTTGTCTTTCTCCAAGTCG AATGGAGGCAACACGCTTTGTACTGTAGATGACTCCAACGATCATGTCCTGTCTGTTTGGGACTGGCAGAGAGGGGACAGGCTGGCTGAGGTGAAG TGCTCCAACGAGTCAGTGTTTGCTGCAGACTTTCACCCAACAGACAGCCACATCATCGTCACCTGCGGAAAGTCGCATCTCTATTTCTGGAACCTGGAGAAAGGCATGCTGGTGAAGAAGCAAGGACTGTTTGAG AAACAGGAGAAGCCCAAGTTTGTTCTGTGCGTAACCTTTGCAGAAAATGGAGATACTATTACTGGAGACTCAAGTGGGAACATCCTGGTGTGGGGGAAAG GCACTAATCGAATCAGCCACGTCATCCAAGGAGCTCACGAGGGCAGCATCTTTGCTGTGTCCATGCTGAGGAACGGCACGTTGGTGTCCGGCGGTAAAGACCGCAGGCTCATTTCTTGGGACAACAGCTACCAACAGACGCAAGTGGTGGAG GTGCCTGAGTTATTTGGTCCCATCAGGACCATAGCTGAGGGCAGGGGGGAGACCGTACTCATCGGGACCACCAAGAACTTTGTTCTGCAAGGCAGTTTGGATGGAGACTTCATGCCTATCACACAG GGTCATACAGACGAGTTGTGGGGTCTGGCTGTCCACCCCTCGAAGCCTCATTTCCTGACCTGTGGATATGACAGGCAGGTCAGCCTGTGGGACTCCAGCACCCATCACCTCATCTGGACCAAGAGCATGGAG GATGCTGTACAATCAGCAGGCTTCCACCCATCTGGAGCTGTGGTTGCCATAGGAACCCAAATTGGCAG GTGGCTGGTGCTGGACACAGACTCAAAGGACTTGGTCACAGTGCATACAGATGGGAATGAACAGCTGTCGGCTATGAGCTACGGGCCAG atgGTAACTTCCTGGCCATCGGTTCCCACGACAACTACATCTATATTTACGCTGTGGCAGAAAATGGGAGGAAGTACAGTCGAGTGGGGAAATGCTCG GGTCACTCCAGCTTCATCACCCATTTGGACTGGTCCGTGGACTCCCAGTATCTAGTGTCAAATTCAGGAGACTATGAGATACTGTACT GGATCCCATCAGTGTGCAAGCAGGTGGTCAGTGTGGAGACCACCAGGGATATCGAGTGGGACACTTACACCTGCGCTCTGGGCTTCCAGGTCTTTG GTTTGTGGCCCGACGGCTCGGACGGCACCGACATCAATGCGGTCTGCAGGTCTCATGACAAGAGCCTCCTGGTTACTGGAGATGACTTTGGGAAGGTCCATCTCTTCTCATACCCTTGTTCACAGTTCAGG gCTCCATGCCATGTTTACAGCGGCCACAGCAGTCATGTGACCAACGTGAGCTTCCTTTACGACGACAGTTACCTGGTGTCAACTGGTGGGAAGGACATGAGTGTGATGCAGTGGAGGATAGTCTGA